The sequence CAGGGCAGGGCGATGCGGTGGCCGCGTTCGAAAAACCAGCGGGCGTAATGGCTGGCCGGGGCTTCGGCCGGCATCTCGTGATAGAGTCCGATTACTGCGCCTTCCGGGATCAGGCGGACGACCGCCTCGGGCGGGCGGCGGAACAGCAGGCCCAGTTGCATTTGCGGAATGGCGGCGACATGTTCGCGGCGGCGCCTCTTCAGTTCGGTGCGCAGCACCTGCTTGTCGATCACGCGTGGCTCCGCGAAGGGGTGGGTGACGGGACCACCATGGGCCGTTGCCGGGAAATCCTCTGACGCGTTCACGTCAGGTGGGGACCATATGTGCCAGACCAGGGTCCGACCAGGGACAGCCCCCATGGATTTGCTTATAGCCTCAGGGATTTTCGAAGGCTCGCACCGGGCAGTACCCGTCGCTGCCCTAGATAGGGAATGTGGGGTCAACCCTCAAGGGCTAGCGCGCAGGCTTCGAGCTTTGCAGCAATGGCCTCAAGACGTTCGGCCTGACTGTCATCAAGCGCCGGAGCCGGGGCAGACGAACGTTTCGCTGATTTTGACTCGTGCACCTCATCCGCCAGCAACAGGGCGGCGAACAGCAATTGCCGGGTTTCGTTGGTACCCGCCGCGCCCATCGATTGAATCTTGGCGTCGATCGCCTGGCCCAATCCCATGACATGGCCTTCCTCACCCGCAGCGCAGGCTACAGTATAGTTGCGGCCACCGATCGAGAGCGTGATGTTGCTCATCCTTGGGCCCCCTCGATCAACTGGTCGAGCTCGGCCAGGGAATCCGTCACTGCGGCGCGCAACTTTTCATGGCGTGTCCGCAGGTCGGCCAGTTCTTCTGAACTTGCCCCCGCCTGTGCCCCCCGGCGCGTGGCGGCCTCAATCCGCTCAAGCGCCGCTTCGATCCGCGCCAGCGCGCGGCTGCTGCGTTCCCCGCTCATGGTTAAGGGCTAGCGCAATTGCTGGACATCGCAAAGGGCACAGGGCTGGCTTTCCCACGATTTGCAATGGGCAAGGGGTGGCCCGCGCTTGACGGGGCGGGGTGCCTCCGCAAAGGAAGCCGGACATCGAATCGGTGGCCCAATCCTGCCCTTTTCCGGGAGAGCCCTAGCATGACACTCGACCCGTCCCGCCTCGCACCCATGGCAAATGCCATCCGTGCGCTTTCGATGGACGCGGTCCAGGCGGCCAACTCCGGCCACCCTGGTATGCCGATGGGCATGGCCGATGTCGCGACAGTGCTCTTTTCGCAGTTCCTGAAGTTCGACCCCGCCGCGCCGAAATGGCCGGACCGCGACCGCTTTGTGCTCTCGGCCGGGCATGGTTCGATGCTGATCTATTCGCTGCTGCACCTGACCGGTTATGCCGCGCCGACGATGGATGACATCCGCAATTTCCGGCAGCTGGGCAGCCCCTGCGCCGGGCATCCTGAGAACTTCGAGTTGCCGGGGGTGGAGTGCACTACTGGGCCGTTGGGTCAGGGTCTCGCCATGGCCGTTGGGATGGCGCTGGCCGAGC comes from Novosphingobium ginsenosidimutans and encodes:
- a CDS encoding cell division protein ZapA, translated to MSNITLSIGGRNYTVACAAGEEGHVMGLGQAIDAKIQSMGAAGTNETRQLLFAALLLADEVHESKSAKRSSAPAPALDDSQAERLEAIAAKLEACALALEG
- a CDS encoding DUF2397 family protein translates to MSGERSSRALARIEAALERIEAATRRGAQAGASSEELADLRTRHEKLRAAVTDSLAELDQLIEGAQG